From the Temnothorax longispinosus isolate EJ_2023e chromosome 6, Tlon_JGU_v1, whole genome shotgun sequence genome, one window contains:
- the LOC139814641 gene encoding NAD kinase 2, mitochondrial, translating to MGLLNCLLDNRHWPKRVLGISKLSAFEFLKTTHSDFSNNQLLSRLRKQNIDPDEILAEHHRQLACEKELARILRNLDISYRIMKRIGDASKCVDWADLVIAIGGDGTFLSASKLITSNKTPIFGINPHPGTSNTFTLPIDHSADIERIFEKLRTGDYVVLMRSRIRTVMTGEGLYRQPFHVHEKSRIQGEKRIDALMRSTQRKIADALQPRRRILPWLALNEVFMAEFLASRPIMMTIQADDEEKFVIRSSGICVCTGSGSRSWFRTMNLQTAETVQTLAAMATGRQLDAKETCKVLHKYHSNLLFPPENLKMAYMIYEMSRSSLWPKLISDRRICCRIKVKSMGFDAGLVLDGSVSLPFNDGSTASFEIRPEYSLKNIILR from the exons ATGGGACTATTAAATTGTTTGCTAGACAATCGGCATTGGCCGAAACGCGTGCTCGGCATCTCGAAACTATCCGCTTTCGAGTTTCTTAAAACCACGCATTCTGATTTTTCGAATAATCAGTTACTGAGTCGGttgagaaaacaaaatatagaCCCCGACGAGATCCTCGCGGAGCATCATCGGCAGCTTGCCTGCGAAAAAGAACTTGCGCGGATTCTACGTAATCTCGACATCAGTTATCGGATTATGAAAAG AATAGGCGACGCGAGTAAATGCGTAGATTGGGCCGACTTGGTGATCGCGATCGGCGGCGACGGCACCTTTCTCTCAGCCTCGAAGCTGATAACGAGCAACAAGACTCCAATATTCGGCATTAATCCGCATCCCGGAACTAGCAATACCTTCACACTGCCGATCGATCATAGCGCGGACATCGAGAGGATATTCGAAAAATTGCGTACGGGGGATTACGTTGTCTTGATGAGAAGTCGCATACGTACGGTAATGACAGGAGAAGGACTCTATCGACAGCCCTTTCACGTGCACGAAAAGAGTCGCATACAAGGCGAAAAAAGAATCGA CGCACTCATGAGATCCACTCAGAGGAAAATAGCGGATGCCCTGCAGCCCCGCCGGAGAATTTTACCTTGGCTGGCATTAAACGAG GTGTTCATGGCCGAATTTTTAGCGTCGAGACCGATCATGATGACGATTCAGGCCGACGACGAGGAAAAGTTCGTGATCCGTTCCTCGGGTATCTGCGTCTGCACAGGATCGGGTTCTCGGTCCTGGTTCAGGACGATGAATTTACAGACCGCTGAAACCGTTCAAACCCTCGCGGCCATGGCAACTGGTAGGCAACTCGACGCGAAAGAAACCTGCAAAGTGTTGCACAAGTATCATAGTAATCTTCTGTTCCCGCCAG aaaatttgaaaatggcatATATGATATACGAGATGTCTCGAAGTTCGCTCTGGCCAAAGCTTATTTCGGACAGGCGAATATGTTGCAGAATCAAGGTCAAGTCGATGGGCTTTGATGCTGGGCTCGTTCTAGATGGCAGCGTGTCTTTACCCTTTAACGACGGTAGCACCGCATCCTTCGAGATCCGACCTGAATactcattgaaaaatattatcttgcGATGA